One window of Catonella massiliensis genomic DNA carries:
- a CDS encoding ankyrin repeat domain-containing protein, translated as MAKKRVTLPKDFDELLKAGDIEALKAVYDKCELTAYDGRFGLHTALHYKGIPDELVIWLVKQGLDVNIPDYYGCTPLYSQATFGMDTVKLLYELGGDIQKPDRYGNTPLHMAAEYFRPNTVRFLIEKGADVNAKNERGETPLLAALTVCGGIRVVPMAQIAEMLIKAGVEITPEMAEKVEIIGKDFEFHRDNFSEASCEDVDTALSKLYNIFGAKPVAKRIIHDGVSPILVKGSTWKEQYNELWDLLIPSTGAAKTVQGEVIRITGRVDDEINRNGGINWDRSYRNMLNSLPVHFAEGNALTEKEIEESKVLISKIYGKGLAEDSVITRLCELAVRWVILNPNPLPLGEINYSR; from the coding sequence ATGGCTAAGAAAAGAGTTACCCTGCCAAAAGACTTTGATGAATTGCTTAAAGCGGGAGATATTGAAGCACTTAAAGCTGTCTATGATAAATGTGAGCTTACTGCCTATGATGGAAGATTCGGTCTGCACACTGCACTTCATTACAAGGGTATACCTGACGAGCTTGTTATCTGGCTCGTTAAGCAGGGCCTTGATGTAAATATACCTGATTATTATGGCTGCACACCTTTGTACAGTCAGGCAACCTTTGGCATGGATACAGTAAAACTGCTTTATGAGCTGGGAGGAGATATACAAAAGCCAGATAGATATGGAAATACGCCGCTTCATATGGCAGCAGAGTATTTCCGTCCTAATACAGTACGCTTTTTGATTGAAAAGGGTGCAGATGTCAATGCTAAAAATGAAAGAGGCGAAACTCCTTTACTAGCCGCTCTTACAGTGTGCGGAGGAATAAGGGTAGTGCCTATGGCCCAAATAGCAGAAATGTTAATAAAGGCAGGTGTAGAAATTACGCCTGAGATGGCAGAAAAAGTAGAAATAATCGGTAAGGATTTTGAATTCCACAGGGATAACTTTAGTGAAGCTTCCTGTGAAGATGTAGATACAGCCCTGTCAAAGCTCTACAATATCTTTGGTGCAAAGCCTGTGGCAAAAAGAATAATACATGACGGCGTTTCTCCTATTCTTGTAAAGGGGAGCACTTGGAAAGAGCAGTATAATGAGCTTTGGGATTTACTAATTCCATCTACAGGAGCCGCAAAAACGGTGCAGGGAGAGGTTATCCGCATAACAGGCAGGGTGGACGATGAAATTAATAGAAACGGTGGAATAAACTGGGATAGGAGTTATAGAAATATGCTAAATTCGCTGCCGGTTCATTTTGCAGAAGGAAATGCGCTGACAGAGAAGGAGATAGAAGAGAGTAAGGTGCTTATTTCAAAGATATATGGAAAAGGGTTGGCTGAAGACTCTGTAATCACCAGATTATGTGAGCTTGCAGTCCGCTGGGTAATCTTAAATCCTAATCCGCTGCCACTCGGGGAAATAAATTACAGCAGATAA